A window of Malania oleifera isolate guangnan ecotype guangnan chromosome 2, ASM2987363v1, whole genome shotgun sequence genomic DNA:
TTTTCATCCACAAAACATCCTTGCAAACTTCGCTAGTTGTAATAAACTTTGCTTCGGTTGTAGAAAGCACAATACATTTTTTTAACTTCTATTCCAAGCTACAACTACCCCTGTGAAAGTAAACAAGTAACCCAAGATAGACTTTCTAGTAACAATATCTCTAGCCAGTCCATGTCTGCATGGTTTTTGATTCCCAAAGCAAACACATAACATATAGGACCTTGGAATCTTGGAGATAACTTGGAATCGATTTCATAGCATCCACTCCCTACCAAGGTTAGAGAGAAGTTTTCTAACAAAACCAACAAACAATCTATTTGTGGTCTTCTGCAACATATATCAAACTTCCAATTGTTTAATCTTATGGAACACTTACACAGGTGGCTGGGAAGTCGAGGAAGATTATGAGAGATTTCCTATGGTTGGGTATTGGTGAAAATTAGAGGGATCATTTAGTTAGTTGGGATGTTGTTAAGAGGCCTAGATCAGAGGGTTTTTGGGGCTTGGTAATGTGGTTTCTAAGGACATATCCTTAATAGGGAAATGGTTATGGCAGTTTTCTTTAGAATCCAATTCCCTATGGCACAAGGTAATACCGAGTAAATATGGAATACAAAAGAATAGATGGGATTCCAAAGGGAGTGGCAATGCCACTCATGtgagtccttggaagtttgtttcCTAGGTTGCTagtcttttctttcctttcctctcACTCAATTTAGAGTAGTTATGGGGATCAAATTCAATTCTTGGTGGACATTTGGGTTGGTGAGTCCACATAGGAGCTGTTGATGCTGCATCTGTTTAGAGTTTCCACTGTTTACAATGCACCGATTTCAGGATTTTATTCTTTTGATGGGGTTCTCTTTCTTggaatttttatttctttagaAGTCTCAATGAAAGAGACGTTGGTGAGTTAACTCTGCTATTAGGTGTGCTGGATTCTTTCGTGCCAAATTCATAGGGGATACAAGGCTTTGGATTGAGGACACTTCTTTCTCTTCAAAGTCTTTcttttccaaatttcttaaaatCCATATATCCTAGTGCTTTCCTCTTACACAAAGCTGCTTGGAAAGCAAAGATTTCTTTTAAAATCTACGCCTTCATTTGGACTTTAATTCTTCACAAGGTCCACACAAAATGATATGCTACAAAAAAGGAGGCTTCACAAAGCTGTTAGTCCAGACATGTGTATGCTGTGCAATGAGTCTAATGAGACTATTTGACATTTATTCATTCATTGTAAGGTAGCAGGATGCATGTGGAGGAACTTGTATTCGGAGGAGGAATATTATAGACCAATGTTAGAGGGGTTGGATTGGAATCCTATTGCTGTTGATCAGAAGAGTTGGTTAGAGGGACCCTTTGAAGAGGAGGAAGTGAAGGGGGTAGTTTTTGGTATGGATAGGGATAAGGCCCCAGGCCCGGATGGTTTTAGCATAGCTTTTTTTCCGAGATTGCGAGGAGGTTTTTAAGGGTGATTTGCTGAAAGTTTTTACGGAATTCTTTGGTAATGGGATTTTGAGCAAAAACATCGACTCCTCTTTTATTGCCTTGGTGCCTAAGAAGCCTAGAtctttaaggttgagggttttagACCTATTAAGCCTTGTTTCTagtgtatataaaattttaatgaaGTCTTAGATAATAGGATGATTGAGGTGCTTGTTGATACCATTTCTACTGCCTAGAGTGCGTTTTGGGGGGAGGCAAATAGTGGATGCTACACTTGTGGCTAGTGAGGTGGTGGAGGATGTTCATAGGAATAAAAAGTGTTTTTGTCTTTAAATTAGATTacgagaaagcctatgatagagtGAGTTGGAGCTTCTTGGATAAAATCCTTGAGAGAAAGGGCTTTGGTGACCGTTGGTGTTGGTGGGTTAGGGGCTGTTTATCTAATATGTGTTTCTTAGTGATTGTTAATGGTGAGCCAGAATCTTGCTTTAGAGCTTCTAGGGGCATTGGATAAGGTGACCCTTTAtccccttttttatttattttttgcagcTGATGTGTTAAGCAGGATGGTGAATAGGGCTGTAGAAAGGGGTTTGGTTAAAGATCTAGAAGTAGGAAGAGAGAGGGGGTGGTGATTTCTCATCTTCAGTTTGCTGATGATACCATTTTCTTCCTTGACAATCATAGCCCTTCCTTTAGGAGAATCTTGGGTATTCTTCAAATTGTGTAGGGCCTTAaaattaatatggggaagagtggAATAGCATCTTTGAATGTGCCCATGGAATGAGTGAGGAAAAGGACCACCAAAGTGGGGTCTGACATTTTGAATTGGCCTATAATTTACAGAGGGGTTCCCTTGGATGGTAATCCTAGTGCAGCAGATTTTTGGAATCTGGTAGCGGAAAGGGTGACTAAGAGGTTAGCTGGTTGGAAGGGCCTGTTCACTCTTTAAGGTGTAGAATACCCTTGATTCAGACTTGTCTTTCTAgcattttgttatattttttgtTTGTGTTTAGGATTCCGATGGGGATCGCTAGCAAGCTTGAGAGAATCATGAGAGACTTTTTTTGTCTATTGGGGGGGATCATAGTGACCACTTAGTTGGCTGGGGTGAGGTTTGTAGGTCAAAAAAGGAGGGAGGGTTGGGTATAGGGAAGTTGGTGTCGAAAAACTTGACTCTTTAACTAAATGACTGTGGCACTTCCTGCTAGAAGAATCGTCCCTTTGGCTTAGAATAATAAGATGTAAGTTCAAGTTGGATGAGAACGGGCGTGATGCCAATGTTAGTTTAAGATGTTCTTTGGGTAGTCCGTGGTGGTCTATTTCTCAGATTTATCCTTTTTTCATCCCTCACTCTAAACTTGAGGAGAGGAAGGGCTCTCGGATCTATTTTTAGAAAGACCCTTGGCTGGGTAATGCATCCTTGTCTACTTCATTCCCTCATCTTTTTTGATTGAGCTCGGAGCAAAATAGAGCAATATCTTTCTTTGTTGGGGGTTTGAGTAGTCCATTGGTTTCCTGAAATCTCCATTTTAAGAGacctcttaatgatagggagttGGTGGAGCTGTCTTCTTTGTTATCTCTATTGGATGGGAGTAATCTTTCCTTTGGGGAGGGATGTTtggtcttggtctttggatcagtcgggagtgttttcttgtaaatcTGTTTTTGAATTCTTGACTCACTCCAATTCTTCTATCCCACTCTCTTGTTTCATTTGGAAGGCTAATGCTCCccccaaaaattaaggctttcacttggttggttgtgctcaatataattaatactaataacttgctgcaaattAGTAGACCTATGAAGGTTCTCTCGCCTGATGTATGCATGCTCTGTTACAAAAATTCTAAGATGacttctcatcttcttttgcactgtgaattttcttggaggatttggaatatgctttttggtatttttggaggGAGCTGGGTTTGCCCTTCTTCAGTTGGTGAATTGCTAGCTATTTCTTTTACAGGCTTTGGTAGGAGAAAGGATAAGGCAGTCCTATGGAAGTGCGGAATACTTGCAGTTTTATGAGGGTTATGATTGGAGCATAATGCAAGGGTATTTAATGGAAAGAAATTAAATTGGGTGCTGGTTTGGGATAAAATTTAGTATTTGGCCTAATTGTGGTGCTGCGGTTTGGGCTTTTTTAGAGGAGTTAGTTCTCACGAGTTACATAGAGATCGGAGGAACTTTTTGGCATGTTGATCTTTTATATTTTGGctttttttagttgttttttcCTGGATTTTCCAGGCCTTTTTtgggagatgtctcattctccctTGTGTACATTCTCTTCCTATTAATGTAATATTGttttgctattaaaaaaaaagatCTTGCAAGAACTTTCCCAGTGTATTTCTCCTATGATAAGATCAAAACTTCTCGGCTTTCCTGCACGGGTGATTTGTCAAGCCAATGATTTTCAAGTTTGTAGAACAAAAGATTTTCTCATATCTTTCTACGCATCATACccaacaattagcatgtcattGCATAAAGCAATAAAAACAAGATCACTGTGAGAGGATCTTTTAAGGAAAGCAAAGCTTCAATAGTAGACTTATTGTAACTATGTTGTCCCATGATTCAACATTTATATGCCATTGTCctggtgcttgcttcaacccaaACAGACTCTACTATAACTTGGAAAccatattttccttcaatgtgaAAACCTATTGCTGCTCGATGCACATTTCAACTTTTGAGTCATGATGGAGAAAAAAGTGGTGAAAATGGATTGATGTAGCCGCCATTTGCTATATGTTCAAATCCATACTAGCTGTCAAACTTAGAACCACTATGATAGACGGCTTTTTCACGATTGAAGGGAAAAATACCGTGAAAGTACAACTAACCTTTTCATGTCTTTTGATTGTTAACAACGCTCTCCAATATTTAATCTGTATGCCCATTTGTTCTATAGAGCTCTTTTACCATTAGGCAACTTTACCAACTTAAATGTATGAGCTTCACGTAGAGATTTTAACTCTTTTGCATAGTCTTCAACTACTCATCTCTATGCTCATGTGCTATGGTCTTTTAATAGCATTTTGATTCGCGCTTGTAGCAATACACGTTCATGTAGGGAATACCTTCTTGAGGGTTGGCAGTTCCTTGATGAACTCATCAATAGTATATTAGATGAAAATAGTGGTGCTTCAAGTTTTGTAATTGGCAACTCATCTAGCTTAGTTACCTCATCACTAGCTATAGGTGAATCTACATAATTAGGTTATCACGTACATCATCTCCAACTTGATTTGAACTCATTAGAGGGGGTATTGGATCCAAATAAACTTTGTCATTAGTATGAATCTTTGTGTTGTCAACAAATTTTTTTGTGTTCAATGGTGTAGTCTTTAAGACAACATCTTTCCTTCCAACCACTTTGTTCTGAAGTGGACCTAAAGTTGTCATGTACATCTCTAGAAAGATACATTGCTTTGTTTTTGAATCAAGTTTTGATCTCTTATTCCTAAGAATATGCACAAAATCTTCAACGAACCACTTTCAAGTGATTGTAGTAAACATCTTTCTCACTCAAAAACTCTTTCTGCCATATGAAGGAAATGCACGGGTAGAGATTTAACAAATGGATTGGTGTGCATATTCCAAATATAAGACTAACATTCTAAATTTATTCTCTATTGGAAAGCTTGTTAATGAGGAATATTGCAACAATTGATGAGTGGTGGAAGCTCACAAAAGGATCTATGGTTGTATTATGAAGAAAGAAGTGTTCTATACTTCACTTGATGTAGGAAAAGCTCTAAAAGGGTATGTTCAATGTAGTGGGAAATGAGTCAACTTCAGAGTGGTGGCACACGAGGCTTATACATGAGTAGGAAAGTCTTGACTTTGTAGTCAAGAAAAAATTCCTTCCTCTAAAGCCTTGTGAAAAGTATTTAGCTGGGAAGCAGTAGAAACCTTTAAAAGTGCTCCTCTATCTAGAAAGTGTAATTTTCTAGACTTGGTGCATTCTGATATATGTGATCCTTTGAAAACTAGAATACTTGGTGCTTCTTTGTACtttgttactttcattgatgaccaTTCAAGGAAAGTATGAATTTGCACCTTGAAAACTAAAGATCAAAGTGTTGAATATGTTTAAACTAGTGTTGAAACAGAGAGGCACGCTGAAAACCAAAGTGCATGCAGCTAGATAATGATGGTGAATACTATGGCCCATTTGATGAGATTTATAAAGCTCAAGAAATTTGGCGTTTGACAACTCCTTCATTAACAACTTAGTTGAATGGTTTAGCATAAAAGATGAAAAAGTAGAGAATGTACAACCATAGTGTTGATACCTAAAGCAGTGAACCAAATACCTACTATGGGCCAAGTAGCTAAGAGGAAATGGAATCTATATGACTTTGAGAAAGATGCTATGGTGAAATTGGAAGTTGTAGGTATTATTGCAGGTCAATCCATTGGAGAACTGTATACTCAACTAccactaaaatttttttatactgGTGGAGTATTCATAAGGGATACGACAAAACATGTATGAGCCCCATTTTTtgatttgaaaattctttcattcGTGAGGACCTAGGTGAGAAGAAGCTCTCATGTCCGGTTCTGTAGTAGAGATGGAATTGTGAGAAACAACCATCCACTATAACCCCAAAAGCTTTACATTCTCTACCTTTTCATCCTTTATGCTAAACCATTCAACTTAAAAGTTTTTGAAGGAGTTGTCAGATGCCAAATGTCTTGAGCTCTATAATACACATCAAATGCTCCATAGTATTCACTACCTTTGTTTGATTGGATGCACTTTGGCTTTCAACATGCCTCTCTGTTTCAACACTAGCTTAGACATATCCAACACTTTGGTCTTTTGTTTTCAAGGTGCAAATTCATAATTTCCTTGAATGATTATCAATGAAAGTAACAAAGTACAATGTAGCACCAAGTATCGTATTTTTCAGAGGACCAAATGCTTCACAATGCACCAAGTCTAAACATTAGACTTTCTAGATAGAGGAGCACTTTTAAAGGTTACTATTACTTCCCAAATAGTTTCCACAGGGCTTTAGAGACCTACCTTTCATTTCTAGAAAAAGCTTTTCCTTGGCTAAAAAATCATGTCCTTTCTAATTCATGTCTAAGCCTTGTGTGCCAACACTCTGAAGCTGAATCATTTTCCACTACATTAACCATGCCCTTTTAGAGCTTTGCCTTCATCAAGTAAAGTGTAGAACACTTATTTCCTTGATGAGACAGCGATAGATCCTTTTGTGAGCTTCCACTGCTCATCAGTTGTTGCAATGTTCCTCATCATCAAGCTTTTCAGTAGAATTAAATTAACAAATTTAGTCTTATATTTGTGATGTGCCTCACATATCTAAGAAATATACCATTTCTAGTTTGTAAATACACGTCTTCTAGGTTGACAACTATAGATAAACCATCATTCTCATCTTCATGGCATGGAAATCACTAAGTGTATATAATGAGAAGAAATGCCCTCTTGAagtagcatgaatggaggcatCACTATCTATAGCACTACAGTCTTGTGGTAAGTAAGATTaatttcatcatcatcatcatcatcacaaaTAATAAGAAAACCATCCCAAGAATTAGCAAATCTGTCTCTGCCTTGATCTTTTCTCTAATACTTTTCTTTCCTTCCTTTGATTTGGCAATCATATCACCAACATAAACCTTTATCTCTTTATGCATCATGTCATGGAAAAGTGTCACCATCGCTCTCTAATAGGTAGCATCGACATTCTTCAACCCTAATGATATAAACTTGTAATAGAAAGTGCCCAATTGAGAGATAAAAGGAGTGTTTGCTTTATCTATCTTCTTCTGTTATTTTGATTTGATTGTATTCAGAAAATCCATCCATGAATGGAAACATCTTTATGTCTTGCGCTATTATCCACCATGTTAATGTGGGGTAAAGGAAAGTCATCTTTTTAGGACTAGCTTTGTTTAAATTCTTGTAATCTACATATATTTTGACTTTGCCATCTTTATTAAGAATTGGGACAATATTTGTCACCCATTAGGAACTGGGAGAATATTTGTAATAGAAAGTGCCCAATTGAGAGATAAAAGGAGCGTTTGCTTTATCTTCTTCTGTTATTTTGATCTGATTGTATTCAGAAAATCCATCCATGAATGGAAACATCTTATGTCTTGCGCTATTATCCACCATGTTAATGTGGGGTAAAGGAAAGTCATCTTTTTACGACTAGCTTTGTTTAAATTCTTGTAATCTACATATAATTTGACTTTGCCATCTTTATTAAGAACTGGGACAATATTTGTTACCCATTAGGGACTGGGAGAATATTCGCTAGCCATTTTGGATAATATGATACTTCAAGGAACCTCGCATCAAACTGTttcttcacttttttttttccttctatttttcaTTTGCCATTTAGAACACATTCTTCTTGTCTTGGATTCTTGACCCTTTCTCACAATATAAATGGTAGCTGATAATATTTTTTTGATCAGCAGAGGCACAGTTTAGTAATGAAGGAAAAAGGCATCAAGAGGATGCCATGCAAGTACAATGAAGAAAATGAATGCAATACAACCATTGCCATAAGGTGTCAAGAAAATCAACGATTATGTAGATGTCCCTCCTAATCATCTTGTTGTGCCAGTTAGAAATCTTAGCTAACCGACGATCTTTGACAACCTGCAGAGTGGAAATTGTTCCCTCAAAAGCTTCTGTTCCTTTCCCTCCAGATGATCTACAAAACAGCAAGGGGGGATAACGGAAAGAGATTCCCTTAACAAAAGAGAGATTAGTGTGAACCACAACAGCTAAAGTCGTCACCTCTTACATGGATCATCCCATCAAGGCATTTGCACACAACACAAAGTATGGTCATATGTATGTGAGCTGCTCAAAACGTGAACATTGGCTTCCACATGTGAATGTTTGGAGCGTCTCCAATTTCTCCACAATGTAACAGCAGATAAGGTGGATGAAAAACAAGTGCATGGCATGGAAAATTTACATGGGGTGCGCGGGGAGCTTGCGTGGAAAAATAATGATCATCAACTCATGAAGCTTTCTTAGATAATAAAACAAACCCATAATATTGCCTATAATAACAAGAACACAGTAATTTCTTAAAGACTTAGTATTTTTTATAAAAGTAAAGAAGTTTTGTCACtcataaaaatcatttaaaaggaaaggggTCAACAATTATTATTCTTTTGAACAAAAGTACCCAGAAAATTGTATCCACATGCTTCATATCAATAGAATTTGAATTTGCACCACATTTTCTTGTCCTTCAATTGCATGCACAAAATTTGCAGCGATGGGGAGTTATCTTtctataaattcttttaattttgttaattttGTTTCTTTCTGAAGAATGCGGGTTGTGGGGATGCTAAGGTGTTTTTGGATTCAATTGTCACTGACATCTCTTAGCTTCTTGGTGTTTGGAAGGGATCAATTTTTTCCTTTGGAGGGGGTGGTCATATTATATTTTTCCAATCTTGTCTTTCTATggttttccttttatttatttatttttggtgaTGTTAAATTTTTTGTGTTCTATTTTTGTCTTAGTACACATTGTATCCCTGTTTTGGTTTTTGTACACACTTGTATGTGATCTGGAATCAGGATACTCTGTTTCTATGTCTTGTTAAAGTTGTCATATTTGGCAAGTCAGATTCAATCTAGAGATCTTGTAAATAATGCAATTAATTTTGGTTATTGGTATAAACTAGAAAGGAATCTAAATTTGATGGTGTgttatttttttccctttaacTTGAACATTTCAGGTTACTCAAGAGGTTGGATTTTCCAATGATGAAGTTTAGCTTGTACTTTATGGGTTACGAGGTACAgcatataaaaaaatttgaatcttGTGACGTTTATACCTTATTGGTTCTTCAAAGTAGCATATTCCCTTATTTGGGATTTGCTACGTCGCCACACAATATTGGGCTCTAAAATTTTTTCAGTCTATATTCAATCAAATCATTTTATTTTGAGCTTTTCTTATAAATATATTTCCTGTGTATTCATTCAATCTGTTCATTCAGTTAAAGCATGAGATTCCATGGATCTTCTCACCATGTTGTTCCCAGCGTTTGAAGCtgaatacaaatatatatatatatatatatatatatatatatatatatacactatataATTAGTCTTACCTGGTGTAGGATCCAAAATCAGCTCCTAGTAGTTCAGTTGAGCGAACAACTTGGACTTTTGGTCAGAAAGCTACGATTGAGCTTACACagtaagattattattattattattattacaatttcTTGCATTGCTATTTGTTCTGTTCTGCTCTCATGTTTCCCGATAACGTATGACGTAATGTAAATATTATCAGTAACTGGGGTACTGAAAGTGATCCTGAATTCAAGGGATACCATAATGGGAACTCAGAACCTCGTGGCTTTGGTACGTAAATATCAAATGTAAAGGTAGACTTGTCATTTGGTTGTGATTATCTGTATCTCCATCATTCTATTGCTTTATTAGTCCCATTGATGGCAGAATGCAACTGCTAACTATATTTCTTGTCTTCTCATGGGGTTGCTAGAGAAGCCTCTGGTGATGAGGACCATTGATGTATGATGGGATAGTGCTGATTTAAGGAACCTTATTGTGTGTAAATTAATCTTGTCATGACTATCGAATCTCCATTCTTATACCTAGACTTTCCAACATGCCTTATTCACTGTCTGAAAGAGTGCAGGCTATAAATTCTTCTGCAGCAATTGAAATCTTGGTAGAGCAGATAGTGAGTATGTTAGATGCAGTTCCTATCATTGAGATTGTGATAATATGTAATTGACTGCTCAGTTTTTGATAGTACTTGCATGGTATGCATGCCATGctacttgttttgttttcttcCATAATCCTTTAGTACAAATTATGGTACTTGATGTTCTTTTTGTGCTATAGATGCATCAGCTGTATTTTTTATAaggattattttcatattttcataaactgGGTATTCCCCCATGTATGTGACTATCTTGCCTTATTTTGTTTTCAGGACACATTGGCATCACTGTTGATGACACATACAAGGCATGTGAGAGATTTGAACGTCTAGGGGTGGAGTTTGTTAAAAAACCTGATGATGGTAACTTGATTCTTCAAATTGAGGCATTCATAAAGCATAATATTTTTCCACATTAACTAAATCAACATTTCAAGTTAAAATTAGGTGGCATTAACTGGCAGTGATTTTGTTTCCGATaatggtacattgcttgataatCATCAATGTAAATAGTCATGGATTAATGATTTCATATGCACTGATCATTTTGACCCATTCAATTATGTTCAAGGTTTAAAATGTGAGCTGCTTGCATTACTTTCTGCAATATTATCTGTCCCCCTAGGAACCTTTCCACGGCATATGTTTTCAGTTAGCTCTGGTGCCATAATTAGTCTCTCTAATTATGGCCTTGTATTATTTCTGTAGATATTCTGTGATTCGTAGGCTGATTGTAGTTGATATTCTATAATTAATAGGCTGATTGTAATTGCCTTATTCAGTCTCCTAGATGGCTGTAATTGCTGATTTTCAGCCTTGTAACTGACGTTTCTATTTACTATATAATACGAGAACCCTCACAAAGAGAGGTATTAAATCcaattgacatggtatcagagctttatcTCAATTAGGGttgttctaattttttttcaGTTCTTTTCTGTGGGTAGCAGCAATTTCTGGGTCGTCGGCAGTTTCTGACTGTTGGTAGTTTTTTGTTGGGTTTCCGGTGGGTGTTAACCTGCTATTCGGCAGTTTCTTTTGGGTTGGGATTGGGCGGTTGATTCTGTTTTCTTCAGAATCTTTGGTGGCTGTCGGTGTTCTGTTTCGTCACAAATCTTTGGTGGTGTTGATCTGTGGTGCATTTCTGCTGCATATCTTTGCCGATTCAAGTTTCTGGAGGTCCCACCGAAGGCTGTTGACACGTGAATCAGGTTTTATATTTTGAGATTCAATTTTTTGTTGGGTTTCATCATGTTTTCTAGTGATTCCTTTGGGGGTTTCATCATGTCTTCTCGTGATTCCTTTGGGGTGCGTTTTGCTGAAAAAAATTACTCTGCCTGGGAATTCCAGTTTCGTTTATTTGTTACGGGGAAAGATTTGTGGGGCCAGTTTGATGGTAGTGATCTAGCTCCTATGGAGCCTAAGGAGTTGGCCAAGTGGAAGGTCAAAGATGCACGTTTGATGTCCTGGATTTTAGGGTCGGTTGATCCTCTTATTGTGCTCAATTTAAGGGCCTATAAGACTGCAAAGATCAATGGCTAGATGGGGTTTGTACCAAATTCACTCCAAAGGACTCTTACCCATACACCTATTCACATAATTATAATATGCAAAGTCAACAGCGGGTAGCACGAAGTCCCGGTCGCATGTTTTTATCCTACTACACATATGAGTAGATCACCTCGACTACAATTCACAATCTGACTGTCAGTTCGGGGTTGGCAAGCAGATGAAAACAGCATGTGAGTCACACAAATTTTCCAAAGTATGTCCAATAGTAACTAGCGAATCTGATATCCCTAATAGACACTATAGAAGTCAGCAAACCTTGCAATTTTGCTACCTCCTTAAAGAATGATTTAGCCGCATAATTATCATTATAAGTTTCATTACATGAGATGAAATGTGCCATCTTGGAAAGCCTATAAACTGTTATAAATATGGATCATGTACCGGCTGTTTAAGGGAGTCCAAGAACAAAATCCATACTCAAGTTTCTGTGTGACAATGGAAGAGGGGTATAAAGATCAGTATTTTGTGTTCTAGATTGGGCTTATTGACAGGGATAATGCTGGGGACACTGTCCTAGCGACATCCTTGAAACTTGTCTTCTACTAAGGCTTTTTATCCCTTCCCAAATGACCAGCTGACCCATCAGGGCATGCAGCTCTCAAGCTAAGAAATCTCTAAAAGAAGTGTGGGGAATATAGTCCATTACCTTAAACAGGTAATCCTGATGGATTATAGCATCTAGAAACCCTCTATGCTGGTCCTTACCTCTTGAAAAGAGAAGCCCAAAATCTGGACAAGTCAAATGCTCATAGTTTGAATGATCAATCCAATAACCTTAGTACTCATGACATGAAGAAGAACTGCAACTCTGGAAAAAGTGGGATTTAAAGGGGGTTGGCTAGAAAAGCTTCAGGTGGCTTGTGGGGCCCCATGCCTCATTGGATGAAGGCGAAACTTTAGGGAAGGCCTTTCAGGGGGTGGGTGGGGGTTCGGTTCAATGGTGCTGAAGGTGTTGTATGAGGAAGCTAGGAATGTGGTGTTAAAAATGAGGGGCATGACTGATTTTCTGGAAACTTGCAGGTTATTGAACATTGCTTCGAATTTTCAATTTTCCATGATTGCTTTGCGTAAATTGTTGGAATTCTCTGGCTTAAAACAATGTTGGCAGCAATAGAAGTGATTAGAGTTGGTTCTGATCTTCACCAATGATGGTAGTACTGTAGACGTTATAACGGTGATGGATCATTTACAGATGATAACAGAGGAAGATTGTGGCACTGAATCAAATGCTGCTCTGCTACCAAATTGATGTAGGTCAGAAACAGAAACAGAGAGATAATTgagggagagacagagagaagaaaaaagaagagcgGATAAAAGGGAAACTGTTAGAAAATCAGAAACAGAACAGAAAGAGGAGAtgggaagaagaagaatgagaCAGGGAGGGAGGGAGATGCCAAATGGACAGCCTAAATGATGTAGACTGCCACCATGGCAATGAAGGAAGTAAACAATGACATTTGGGGTGGATTCACTTGACAGTGCAATGTTTTAGCTGCATATACTAGAGATGGAATTAAGGAAAAAGGGCACATATTTTGCAAATTTTTAGCAGCTGTCAAAAGTTTCAGTGATTAGGAGTTCAAAATGTTTCTATTTTGCTTTTTATGGGTTAAATGTTAATAACTTTAATCTAAGAGGACTTC
This region includes:
- the LOC131148659 gene encoding lactoylglutathione lyase isoform X2 is translated as MASVSKESPSNNPGLHSSPDEATKSYFMQQTMLRVKDPKASLDFYSRVLGMSLLKRLDFPMMKFSLYFMGYEDPKSAPSSSVERTTWTFGQKATIELTHNWGTESDPEFKGYHNGNSEPRGFGHIGITVDDTYKACERFERLGVEFVKKPDDGKLKGIAFIKDPDGYYIEIFDLKTIGTITAGAA